In one Denitratisoma sp. genomic region, the following are encoded:
- a CDS encoding flagellar basal body L-ring protein FlgH, whose protein sequence is MRNFIVSLLGAALLAGCVTSTPPTAVHQPMTARPAARNEVPPANGAIYQAAYARPLLEDRRARMVGDTLVINIVEKTQAAKKSNTGAERSQDMEISVPTLFKVPGKSFQGMNAEASHENKFSGKGESAANNTFTGTITCTVIEVLPNGNLLVSGEKLVAINQGEEFIRFSGVVNPANVSAANTVTSTQVADARIEYKANGFIDSAQVMGWLSRFFLTFMPF, encoded by the coding sequence ATGCGCAACTTCATAGTCAGTCTCCTCGGTGCGGCGCTGCTCGCCGGCTGCGTCACCAGCACGCCGCCGACGGCGGTGCACCAGCCGATGACGGCGCGGCCGGCGGCGCGCAACGAAGTGCCGCCCGCCAACGGCGCCATCTACCAGGCCGCCTACGCGCGGCCGCTGCTGGAGGACCGGCGCGCGCGCATGGTCGGCGACACCCTCGTCATCAACATCGTCGAGAAGACCCAGGCGGCGAAGAAGTCGAACACCGGCGCCGAGCGCTCGCAGGACATGGAAATCAGCGTGCCGACGCTGTTCAAGGTGCCGGGCAAATCCTTCCAGGGCATGAACGCCGAGGCCAGCCATGAGAACAAGTTCTCCGGCAAGGGCGAGTCGGCCGCCAACAACACCTTCACCGGCACCATCACCTGCACGGTGATCGAGGTGCTGCCCAACGGCAACCTGCTGGTCTCCGGCGAGAAGCTGGTGGCGATCAACCAGGGCGAGGAATTCATCCGCTTCTCCGGCGTGGTGAACCCGGCCAACGTCTCCGCCGCCAACACCGTCACGTCGACCCAGGTGGCCGACGCCCGCATCGAGTACAAGGCCAACGGGTTCATCGACTCGGCCCAGGTCATGGGCTGGCTGTCGCGGTTCTTCCTGACCTTCATGCCGTTCTAG
- the flgE gene encoding flagellar hook protein FlgE, giving the protein MSFQQGLSGLNAAAKGLDAVSNNVSNAATVGFKGASAQFADVFAASIAGGGSGQIGIGVNLSQVKQSFTQGNVSVTNNPLDVAINGGGFFRMSDNGAITFTRNGQFLVDKDGYVVNSTGAHLTGYVANAAGVIVPSSPTDLMISSSDLVPNPTTTGALGLNLDSRDTVPALPFLYTDPTTYNSSTAMTVYDSLGNSHVMSLYFRKTAANTWQVYTGMDGAAPAPAAGTTMTFTSAGAVNTGGTIGPLAFAVTTGANPLSITLDLTTATQFGSTFGVNSMTQNGYTSGRLSGLSISSEGVIQGRYSNGQSRDLGQIVLANFANPNGLQSLGANQWSETADSGQPLVGAPNSGSLGALQSAAVEESNIDLTGELVNMITAQRNYQANAQSIKTQDAIMQTLVNLR; this is encoded by the coding sequence ATGAGCTTTCAACAGGGTTTGAGCGGACTGAACGCGGCGGCGAAGGGCCTCGACGCGGTGAGCAACAACGTTTCCAACGCCGCCACCGTCGGCTTCAAGGGCGCCTCGGCCCAGTTCGCCGACGTCTTCGCCGCCTCGATCGCCGGCGGCGGCTCCGGCCAGATCGGCATCGGCGTCAACCTTTCCCAGGTGAAGCAGTCGTTCACCCAGGGCAACGTCAGCGTGACCAACAATCCGCTCGACGTGGCCATCAACGGCGGCGGCTTCTTCCGCATGAGCGACAACGGCGCCATCACCTTCACGCGCAACGGCCAGTTCCTGGTGGACAAGGACGGCTACGTGGTGAACTCGACCGGCGCGCACCTGACCGGCTATGTCGCCAACGCCGCCGGCGTCATCGTGCCGTCGAGCCCGACGGACCTCATGATCAGCAGTTCCGACCTGGTGCCCAATCCGACGACGACCGGCGCCCTCGGCCTCAACCTGGATTCGCGCGATACCGTGCCGGCCCTGCCTTTCCTCTACACCGACCCGACCACCTACAACAGCTCGACGGCGATGACGGTGTACGACAGCCTGGGCAATTCCCACGTGATGTCGCTGTATTTCCGCAAGACGGCCGCCAACACCTGGCAGGTGTATACGGGAATGGACGGCGCCGCGCCGGCCCCGGCGGCCGGCACCACGATGACCTTCACCTCGGCCGGCGCGGTCAACACCGGCGGCACGATCGGCCCCCTGGCCTTCGCCGTGACGACCGGCGCCAATCCGCTCTCCATCACGCTCGACCTGACCACGGCAACGCAGTTCGGCTCGACCTTCGGCGTGAACAGCATGACGCAGAACGGCTACACCTCGGGCCGCCTGTCCGGCCTGAGCATTTCCTCCGAGGGCGTCATCCAGGGCCGCTACTCGAACGGCCAGTCGCGCGACCTGGGCCAGATCGTGCTGGCCAACTTCGCCAACCCGAACGGCCTGCAGTCGCTCGGCGCCAACCAGTGGAGCGAGACGGCCGATTCCGGCCAGCCGCTCGTCGGCGCGCCGAACAGCGGCAGCCTCGGCGCCCTGCAGTCGGCCGCCGTCGAGGAATCCAACATCGACCTCACCGGCGAACTGGTGAACATGATCACGGCGCAGCGCAACTACCAGGCCAACGCCCAGTCGATCAAGACCCAGGACGCCATCATGCAGACCCTGGTGAACCTGCGCTGA
- the flgC gene encoding flagellar basal body rod protein FlgC has protein sequence MSMLNVFNIAGSALSAQSMRLNAVSSNLANADSVAGPDGQPYRAKQVVFAAKPVEGGTLQAGSAVGVRVTGVVESAAPPRIVYDPKNPAANEQGFVTMPNVNVVEEMVNMISASRSYQTNVEVMNTAKTLMQKTLALGQ, from the coding sequence ATGAGCATGCTCAACGTTTTCAACATCGCCGGCTCCGCCCTGTCGGCGCAGTCGATGCGGCTGAACGCCGTGTCGAGCAACCTCGCCAACGCCGACTCGGTCGCCGGCCCCGACGGCCAGCCCTATCGCGCCAAGCAGGTGGTGTTCGCCGCCAAGCCGGTCGAGGGCGGCACCCTGCAGGCCGGCTCCGCCGTGGGCGTGCGCGTCACCGGCGTGGTCGAGAGCGCGGCGCCGCCGCGCATCGTCTACGACCCGAAGAATCCGGCCGCCAACGAGCAGGGCTTCGTCACCATGCCCAACGTGAACGTGGTCGAGGAGATGGTGAACATGATTTCCGCCTCGCGTTCCTACCAGACCAACGTCGAGGTGATGAACACCGCCAAGACGCTGATGCAGAAGACCCTGGCGCTCGGCCAGTAA
- the flgM gene encoding flagellar biosynthesis anti-sigma factor FlgM: MKIDNSVGSVGGLPSGESRTRPGKSATPSSAASGEKVELSSLAGRMQEVEAALANVPVADAGRVAEIKQAMAEGRFQVDASKVADGLIESVKQMIASQARRA; the protein is encoded by the coding sequence GTGAAAATCGACAATTCAGTAGGTTCCGTCGGCGGCTTGCCCAGCGGCGAATCCCGCACGCGTCCCGGCAAGAGCGCGACACCCTCCTCTGCCGCCTCGGGCGAAAAGGTGGAGTTGTCCTCGCTTGCCGGCCGCATGCAGGAAGTCGAAGCCGCACTCGCCAATGTGCCGGTGGCCGATGCAGGCCGGGTCGCCGAGATCAAGCAGGCCATGGCCGAAGGTCGTTTCCAGGTGGACGCCAGCAAGGTGGCGGACGGCCTGATCGAGAGCGTCAAGCAAATGATCGCCTCGCAAGCGCGCCGGGCGTGA
- a CDS encoding flagellar protein FlgN, whose amino-acid sequence MSGSGSFTSPSLQNLIAEEVAQLRNFLVLLEQEQQALAAGDVERLLPLAEDKNKLFGRLAQLGEARGKALAAFGFAADRQGMEGWLGRQTDAGAGRTWQELLALAEKARALNQINGKLIATRLADNQQALSTLMAAANQAALYGPDGQARPVGSGRSLGSV is encoded by the coding sequence GTGAGCGGCAGCGGCAGCTTCACCTCCCCTTCACTGCAGAACCTCATCGCCGAGGAAGTCGCGCAGCTGCGCAACTTCCTCGTTTTGCTTGAGCAGGAACAACAGGCGCTGGCTGCCGGCGACGTCGAACGGCTGCTGCCGCTTGCCGAAGACAAGAACAAGCTGTTCGGCCGGCTGGCGCAACTCGGCGAGGCCCGCGGCAAGGCGCTGGCCGCGTTCGGATTCGCCGCAGACCGGCAGGGCATGGAAGGCTGGCTCGGGCGCCAGACCGATGCCGGCGCGGGACGCACGTGGCAGGAACTGCTGGCCCTCGCGGAAAAGGCCCGCGCCCTCAACCAGATCAACGGCAAGCTGATCGCCACCCGCCTGGCCGACAACCAGCAGGCCCTGTCTACGCTCATGGCCGCCGCCAACCAGGCGGCCCTCTACGGTCCGGATGGCCAGGCCAGGCCCGTCGGCAGCGGCCGCAGCCTCGGTTCCGTCTAA
- a CDS encoding flagellar motor protein, which translates to MDVISIIGLVVGLAAILGGQWLEGGHLSSLVQPTAFVIVMGGTFGAVMLQSPFATFMQGMAMARWVFTPPVLGQRELIDRIMEWSHTARREGLLALEGYLAELSDPFLRKGLQLLVDGAEPDRVREVLEVEIAAQEDQMKLAAKVWESAGGYAPTIGILGAVMGLIHVMENLSDPSKLGAGIAVAFVATIYGVGSANLIFLPIAKKLLAHVARLTLVRDMYVDGLIGVASGDNPRIIESRLQGYIV; encoded by the coding sequence ATGGACGTCATCAGCATCATCGGCCTGGTCGTCGGCCTGGCGGCCATCCTCGGCGGACAATGGCTCGAGGGCGGCCACCTCTCGTCGCTGGTCCAGCCGACGGCCTTCGTCATCGTCATGGGCGGCACCTTCGGCGCCGTCATGCTGCAAAGCCCCTTTGCCACCTTCATGCAGGGCATGGCCATGGCCAGGTGGGTGTTCACGCCGCCGGTCCTGGGGCAGCGCGAACTGATCGATCGCATCATGGAGTGGAGCCATACCGCGCGCCGCGAGGGGCTGCTGGCCCTGGAGGGCTACCTGGCCGAGCTGAGCGACCCCTTCCTGCGCAAGGGGCTGCAGCTGCTGGTCGACGGCGCCGAGCCGGACCGCGTGCGCGAAGTGCTCGAGGTCGAGATCGCCGCGCAGGAGGACCAGATGAAACTGGCGGCGAAGGTCTGGGAATCGGCCGGCGGCTATGCGCCGACCATCGGCATCCTCGGCGCGGTGATGGGGCTGATCCACGTCATGGAGAATCTTTCCGACCCCTCCAAGCTGGGCGCCGGCATCGCCGTGGCCTTCGTCGCCACCATCTACGGCGTCGGTTCGGCCAACCTGATCTTCCTGCCCATCGCCAAGAAGCTGCTGGCCCATGTCGCCCGGCTGACCCTGGTGCGCGACATGTACGTCGATGGCCTCATCGGCGTCGCCAGCGGCGACAACCCGCGCATCATCGAGAGCCGGCTGCAGGGCTATATCGTCTGA
- the flgA gene encoding flagellar basal body P-ring formation chaperone FlgA, with protein sequence MPSLPKRLLFLLCVGLAAHAQARQEPAEVKRVIEDFLRVQTRGLPGQASFTVGAVDPNNNLAPCPALEAFLPAGSRPWGRINVGVRCQLAGGWSIYVPAQVRVIGEYFVTARPLARGQAIAAGDLARRQGDLAELPAGVVTEAAQALGKTLNVSTQSGQILRTDILRAPPAVQQGQSVRVVSRGKGFQVATEGKALANAADGQVVQVRTASGQTLSGIARPGGTVEVGHY encoded by the coding sequence ATGCCTTCCCTCCCGAAGCGACTTTTGTTCCTGCTTTGCGTCGGCCTTGCCGCGCACGCCCAGGCCCGCCAGGAGCCGGCCGAGGTGAAGCGCGTGATCGAGGATTTCCTGCGCGTGCAGACCCGCGGCCTGCCGGGCCAGGCCAGCTTCACGGTCGGCGCGGTCGACCCGAACAACAATCTGGCCCCCTGCCCGGCCCTGGAGGCCTTCCTGCCGGCCGGCAGCCGCCCCTGGGGGCGCATCAACGTCGGCGTGCGCTGCCAGCTGGCGGGCGGCTGGTCCATCTACGTGCCGGCCCAGGTCCGGGTGATCGGCGAATACTTCGTCACGGCGAGGCCGCTGGCGCGCGGGCAGGCCATCGCCGCCGGCGACCTGGCGCGCCGCCAGGGCGACCTGGCGGAATTGCCGGCCGGCGTCGTCACGGAGGCGGCACAGGCCCTCGGCAAGACGCTCAACGTCAGCACCCAGTCCGGCCAGATCCTGAGGACCGACATCCTGCGCGCCCCGCCCGCGGTGCAGCAGGGGCAGAGCGTGCGGGTCGTCTCGCGGGGCAAGGGCTTCCAGGTCGCCACCGAAGGCAAGGCGCTCGCCAACGCCGCCGACGGGCAGGTCGTGCAGGTGCGCACCGCCTCCGGGCAGACCCTTTCCGGGATCGCCCGCCCGGGCGGAACGGTCGAGGTCGGCCACTATTGA
- a CDS encoding flagellar hook assembly protein FlgD encodes MSTAVQNTASNPSQAIYAALNGARDKAEAKEISPQDRFLKLLVTQLRNQDPLNPMDNAQMTSQMAQISTVEGIDKLNATLKMILEGSNENQAMQAASLVGHGVLVPGSGLALSGGMAIGGIELEEPADRVTVTIKDANGIAVKTLELGGREAGSHGIGWDGKTDSGAQAVDGAYTISVVAQRGDAKVTARTLELGMVSSVARTGQGVSLNLGALGNFSMSDVREIL; translated from the coding sequence ATGAGCACCGCCGTCCAGAACACCGCAAGCAACCCGTCGCAGGCGATCTATGCCGCGCTCAACGGCGCGCGCGACAAGGCCGAGGCCAAGGAGATCAGCCCGCAGGACCGTTTCCTCAAGCTGCTGGTGACGCAGCTGCGCAACCAGGACCCGCTCAATCCGATGGACAACGCCCAGATGACCTCGCAGATGGCGCAGATCAGCACGGTGGAAGGCATCGACAAGCTGAACGCCACGCTGAAGATGATCCTCGAGGGCAGCAACGAGAACCAGGCCATGCAGGCGGCTTCCCTCGTCGGCCACGGCGTGCTGGTGCCCGGCTCCGGCCTGGCGCTCTCCGGCGGCATGGCGATCGGCGGCATCGAACTGGAAGAGCCGGCCGACCGCGTCACGGTGACCATCAAGGACGCCAACGGCATCGCCGTGAAGACGCTCGAACTGGGCGGCCGCGAGGCCGGCAGCCACGGCATCGGCTGGGATGGCAAGACCGACAGCGGCGCCCAGGCGGTGGACGGCGCCTACACGATTTCGGTGGTCGCCCAGCGCGGCGATGCCAAGGTCACCGCCAGGACGCTGGAACTGGGCATGGTGTCCAGCGTGGCGCGCACCGGCCAGGGCGTCAGCCTGAACCTCGGCGCGCTCGGCAATTTCAGCATGTCGGATGTCAGGGAAATTCTGTAA
- the flgB gene encoding flagellar basal body rod protein FlgB, with amino-acid sequence MIDRIDDTLGFHQRALSLRAYRQEVLASNIANADTPHYKARDLDFKASLQGAMGGKGGTGGPLELARTAPRHLPAGGNAPAGARLLYRTETQSSVDGNTVDMDVERAAFAENAMQYEASVTFINGMLRTLQSAMQGQ; translated from the coding sequence ATGATCGATCGCATCGACGACACATTGGGATTCCACCAGCGGGCGCTGTCGCTGCGCGCCTATCGCCAGGAGGTGCTGGCCTCCAACATCGCCAATGCGGACACGCCGCATTACAAGGCGCGCGACCTCGATTTCAAGGCCAGCCTGCAAGGCGCCATGGGCGGCAAGGGTGGCACGGGCGGCCCTCTGGAACTGGCCAGGACGGCCCCGCGCCACCTGCCGGCCGGCGGGAACGCGCCGGCCGGCGCACGGCTCCTGTATCGCACCGAAACGCAATCCAGCGTGGACGGCAACACGGTGGACATGGATGTCGAGCGCGCCGCCTTCGCCGAGAACGCCATGCAGTACGAAGCCAGCGTCACCTTCATCAACGGCATGCTGCGCACGCTGCAGTCGGCCATGCAGGGCCAGTGA
- a CDS encoding cellulose synthase operon protein YhjQ/BcsQ: MASLFEDQAAGLRKLFAGARGPATVAFAGPGDAHGGMGRNALVAALARGLASAGKEVLVIDEHAGADSVAAAFGARARFDLLQAVNRDVPAAQVLLRPEPSIRLLPAARAARQHARLDAMERRALAEWLRRLQKGVDFVLADTADRAEADFSPLLPQPQRIVIAVSSDGASITEAYARMKRLAQLRDCRRFGIAILRASSAAGNRTVFANLREVARRHLGAELDLIGGPAGQGDPDSIGQALAASFLDTSRQAAENGFSVAARGLQGAAAAYPVV, encoded by the coding sequence ATGGCTAGTCTCTTTGAGGACCAGGCCGCAGGCCTGAGAAAACTCTTCGCCGGCGCGCGCGGCCCGGCGACCGTTGCCTTCGCCGGCCCCGGCGATGCGCATGGCGGCATGGGCCGCAATGCCCTCGTGGCCGCCCTGGCGCGCGGGCTCGCCTCGGCCGGCAAGGAAGTCCTCGTCATCGACGAGCATGCCGGCGCCGACAGCGTCGCCGCCGCCTTCGGTGCGCGCGCGCGCTTCGACCTGCTGCAGGCGGTCAATCGCGACGTGCCGGCGGCCCAGGTGCTGCTGCGGCCCGAGCCGTCGATCCGCCTGCTGCCGGCGGCGCGCGCGGCCAGGCAGCATGCCCGTCTCGATGCCATGGAGCGGCGCGCCCTGGCCGAGTGGCTGCGCCGCCTGCAGAAGGGCGTCGATTTCGTGCTGGCGGATACGGCCGACCGCGCCGAGGCGGACTTCTCGCCGCTGCTGCCGCAGCCGCAGCGCATCGTCATCGCGGTATCGTCCGACGGCGCCTCCATCACCGAGGCCTATGCGCGGATGAAGCGCCTGGCGCAGCTGCGCGACTGCCGCCGCTTCGGCATCGCGATCCTGCGCGCCTCGAGTGCGGCGGGGAACCGCACCGTCTTTGCCAACCTGCGCGAGGTGGCACGCCGCCATCTGGGCGCCGAACTCGATCTGATCGGCGGCCCGGCGGGGCAGGGCGATCCGGACAGCATCGGCCAGGCGCTGGCCGCGTCGTTTCTCGACACCTCGCGCCAGGCTGCGGAAAACGGCTTTTCCGTTGCGGCGCGGGGCTTGCAGGGCGCGGCGGCAGCGTATCCGGTGGTATAG
- the flgF gene encoding flagellar basal-body rod protein FlgF, translating into MDKLIYTAMTGAKHLFGRQASIAHNLANAVSTGYRAEEHRLRAVPVLSEAMPTRAFAVEVSVANDFTPGPLAQTGRSLDVAVQGQGWLALAMPDGSEAYTRNGSLEVNVNGVLQTRNGIPVQGDGGPISIPPDNEITIGADGLISLKPTSGAQNTVTQVGTLKLVNPPEADLVRGADGLFRLRDGAAAPVDPNVQVSAGYLEGSNVNVVDQLVAMISLQRQYDTQLKLLSTAEQNDRAAAQVLATR; encoded by the coding sequence ATGGACAAGCTGATCTACACGGCGATGACCGGTGCCAAGCACCTCTTCGGGCGGCAGGCCTCGATCGCGCACAACCTCGCCAATGCCGTGTCCACGGGCTATCGCGCCGAGGAGCATCGCCTGCGCGCCGTGCCGGTGCTGAGCGAGGCCATGCCGACGCGCGCCTTCGCCGTCGAGGTCAGCGTGGCGAACGACTTCACCCCCGGCCCGCTCGCGCAGACCGGCCGTTCGCTGGACGTCGCCGTGCAGGGCCAGGGCTGGCTCGCGCTGGCCATGCCCGACGGCTCGGAAGCCTACACGCGCAACGGCAGCCTCGAGGTGAACGTCAACGGCGTGCTGCAAACCCGGAACGGCATCCCCGTGCAGGGCGACGGCGGTCCGATCTCGATACCGCCCGACAACGAGATCACCATCGGCGCCGACGGCCTGATCTCGCTCAAGCCGACCAGCGGCGCGCAGAACACCGTCACCCAGGTCGGCACCCTCAAGCTGGTGAATCCGCCGGAGGCCGATCTGGTGCGCGGCGCCGACGGCCTGTTCCGCCTGCGCGACGGCGCCGCCGCGCCGGTCGATCCCAACGTGCAGGTGTCCGCCGGCTACCTGGAAGGCAGCAACGTGAACGTCGTCGACCAGCTGGTCGCCATGATCTCGCTGCAGCGCCAGTACGACACGCAGCTGAAATTGCTGTCCACCGCCGAACAGAACGACCGCGCCGCGGCGCAGGTCCTGGCGACCCGTTAA
- a CDS encoding RNA polymerase sigma factor FliA, which translates to MYTASGNLDRDQLIMQYAPLVKRIAYHLMAKLPASVQAEDLIQNGMLGLIDAVGRFEEGLGAQFETYAVQRIRGAMLDGLRENDWLPRSLRRDMRRIETAVSQLEQRYGRQPTEGELAKSLDMALGDYQKMLQDARGYQLIHLEDFGGDDDDYLDRHLPSSEADPLSALLDKNMRDVLIRAIEDLPDREKTVMGLYYEEELNLREIGEILGVSESRICQLHSQAIARLRSRLVKK; encoded by the coding sequence ATGTATACCGCAAGCGGCAACCTGGACAGGGACCAACTCATCATGCAGTACGCGCCGCTGGTCAAGCGGATCGCGTACCACCTCATGGCCAAGCTGCCCGCCAGCGTGCAGGCCGAGGACCTCATCCAGAACGGCATGCTCGGGCTGATCGACGCGGTCGGGCGCTTCGAGGAAGGGCTCGGCGCGCAGTTCGAGACCTATGCCGTGCAGCGCATCCGCGGCGCCATGCTCGACGGCCTGCGCGAGAACGACTGGCTGCCGAGGAGCCTGCGGCGCGACATGCGCCGCATCGAGACGGCCGTCAGCCAGCTCGAGCAGCGCTACGGCCGCCAGCCGACCGAAGGCGAGCTGGCCAAGTCCCTCGACATGGCGCTCGGCGATTACCAGAAGATGCTGCAGGACGCGCGCGGCTACCAGCTCATCCATCTGGAGGACTTCGGCGGCGACGACGACGACTACCTCGACCGCCACCTGCCCAGCAGCGAAGCCGACCCGCTGTCGGCGCTCCTCGACAAGAACATGCGCGACGTGCTGATCCGCGCCATCGAGGACCTGCCCGACCGCGAGAAGACGGTGATGGGCCTGTACTACGAGGAGGAACTCAACCTGCGCGAGATCGGCGAGATCCTCGGCGTGTCCGAATCGCGCATCTGCCAGTTGCACAGCCAGGCGATCGCCCGCCTGCGCTCGCGGCTGGTCAAGAAATAA
- the flgG gene encoding flagellar basal-body rod protein FlgG, which translates to MIRSLWIAKTGLDAQQTQLDITSNNLANVSTNGFKRARGVFEDLLYQTLRQPGASSSATTQIPSGLQIGTGVRPVATERIFTQGNLTQTGNSLDIAVQGDGFFQIQLPDGTIGYTRDGAFQKDSQGQVVTANGYPLSPAITIPSNALSISIGTDGVVTVLQSGSPTPVQVGQIQLASFVNSGGLQSMGQNLFLETASSGTATPNTPGTNGVGLLNQGYVETSNVNVVEELVNMITTQRAYEINSRSIQTSDQMLARLTQL; encoded by the coding sequence ATGATTCGCTCACTCTGGATCGCCAAGACCGGCCTGGATGCCCAGCAGACCCAGCTCGACATCACCTCGAACAACCTCGCCAACGTCAGCACCAACGGCTTCAAGCGGGCGCGCGGCGTGTTCGAGGACCTGCTCTACCAGACGCTGCGCCAGCCGGGCGCCTCCAGCTCGGCGACGACGCAGATCCCCTCCGGCCTGCAGATCGGCACCGGCGTGCGGCCCGTCGCCACCGAGCGCATCTTCACCCAGGGCAACCTGACGCAGACCGGCAACAGCCTGGACATCGCCGTCCAGGGCGATGGCTTCTTCCAGATCCAGTTGCCCGACGGCACCATCGGCTACACGCGCGACGGCGCCTTCCAGAAGGACAGCCAGGGCCAGGTCGTCACCGCCAACGGCTACCCGCTCTCGCCGGCCATCACCATTCCGTCGAATGCGCTGTCGATCAGCATCGGCACCGACGGCGTCGTCACCGTGCTGCAGAGCGGCTCGCCGACGCCGGTGCAGGTCGGCCAGATCCAGCTCGCCAGCTTCGTGAACTCCGGCGGCCTGCAGAGCATGGGGCAGAACCTCTTCCTGGAGACGGCCTCCAGCGGCACCGCCACGCCGAACACGCCCGGCACCAACGGCGTCGGCCTGCTCAACCAGGGCTATGTCGAGACCTCCAACGTGAACGTCGTCGAGGAGCTCGTGAACATGATCACCACCCAGCGCGCCTACGAGATCAATTCCCGCTCGATCCAGACCTCGGACCAGATGCTGGCGCGCCTGACGCAGCTGTAA
- the motD gene encoding flagellar motor protein MotD: MRRRAHAEEHENHERWLVSYADFITLLFAFFVVMYSLSTVNEGKYRVLSDSLVAAFRNVNINSRGEQMTPGAQVPVANPALPQAGIRPIAPLRNARDEERKRQAREKMRDMAREIMDVLAPLVREGKVSVTEGLKGITVEINASVLFPLGEARLQPAAVKALRAVAEVAATADFPIVVEGHTDPTPIATPQFPSNWELSGARASSVVRLFVESGVAAQRLTATGYGEQRPVASNDTPEGRARNRRVTILIEAQHPDDVKELPIKE; this comes from the coding sequence ATGCGTCGCCGCGCCCACGCCGAAGAGCACGAGAACCACGAGCGCTGGCTCGTCTCCTACGCCGATTTCATCACCCTGCTGTTCGCCTTCTTCGTGGTGATGTATTCCCTGTCGACCGTGAACGAGGGCAAGTACCGGGTCCTCTCCGACTCGCTGGTGGCGGCCTTCCGCAACGTGAACATCAACTCGCGCGGCGAGCAGATGACCCCCGGCGCCCAGGTGCCGGTGGCGAATCCGGCCCTGCCCCAGGCCGGCATCCGGCCGATCGCCCCCCTCAGGAACGCCAGGGACGAGGAACGCAAGCGCCAGGCGCGCGAGAAGATGCGGGACATGGCCAGGGAGATCATGGACGTGCTGGCGCCGCTGGTGCGGGAAGGCAAGGTCAGCGTCACCGAGGGCCTGAAGGGCATCACCGTCGAGATCAACGCCAGCGTGCTGTTCCCGCTGGGCGAAGCCAGGCTGCAGCCGGCAGCCGTGAAGGCGCTGCGCGCGGTGGCCGAAGTGGCGGCGACGGCCGACTTTCCCATCGTCGTCGAGGGGCATACCGATCCGACGCCGATCGCGACGCCGCAGTTTCCGTCGAACTGGGAACTGTCGGGCGCGCGGGCGTCCAGCGTGGTGCGCCTGTTCGTCGAATCCGGCGTGGCGGCGCAGCGCCTGACGGCGACCGGCTACGGCGAACAGCGGCCGGTGGCCTCGAACGACACGCCGGAGGGGCGGGCGCGCAACCGCCGCGTCACCATCCTCATCGAGGCCCAGCACCCGGACGACGTGAAGGAACTGCCGATAAAGGAATAG